A single window of Ananas comosus cultivar F153 linkage group 19, ASM154086v1, whole genome shotgun sequence DNA harbors:
- the LOC109725219 gene encoding E3 ubiquitin-protein ligase UPL5-like: MPVFFDACQQAAAADLRRLLDGIAIRRGCHLRRRDGRRTSEPDDEDGGGGGRRVIQIFVRTLSQGTVVVRAPASETVAAVHGRVERATGVPRSDLRLLHCGRQLSPGATLAGAGVQPGDTLHLSARLRSTPHPDAWRLAAAADACGHSIPALVSLAAAADPRNVDFPGLYFSGAAAALVSLYNSTCPNVRHSAARVVRKLLLFCHQLAAAVGTRDPLYRESRSAVFDLLKSLGPALAVQTLVPLVADTAASVVKDITILFDAPPSPPPPPPLLDRLSDFLRLLEEALTATSCTDRSLEGLLSLIDEDRFYRMLHDALRILMDAFITILSTAGNVLKQQAGCSVGQRKPALWRQAVDVLTVVNNFAEIFPDFRPVLRATLSATEEPLDLLLRQAKRGTNLHWLLKCKDVAFSFEAKRNLVLMLLPEVGASDFEEQHEMLINRSNLLAESFEHISQASPSDLRYELLIEFRGEEATGPGVTREWFFLVCRKVFSPENVLFSACPADRRRFFPNPASSTDSMNLAYFKFSGRLIALALMHKVQIGITFDRTFFLQLAGKPITLEDVKDADPFLYASCKWILDMDPALVDSDALGLTFSRDVEVLGSIKNVELSTGGKDIVVNSTNRESYVNLLIEHSFVTSVAYQVEQFARGFADILSDRTHQRLFFESLELEDVDRLLYGSGGAISLTEWKQHTMYECYKEKDDQIQWFWKIIEEMSDEQRRVLLFFWTAVKYLPAEGFKGLNSKLCIHRATSPDTALPVSQTCFYRLSIPAYSSESTMRNRLQFITQEHVSCSFGMG, from the exons ATGCCAGTCTTCTTCGACGCGTGTCAGCAGGcggccgccgccgacctccGCAGGCTGCTCGACGGCATCGCGATCCGCCGCGGCTGCCATCTCCGTCGCCGCGACGGCCGTCGGACCTCCGAGCCCGACGAtgaggacggcggcggcggtggccgcCGCGTGATTCAGATCTTCGTGCGGACGCTATCGCAGGGGACGGTGGTCGTGCGCGCGCCGGCGTCGGAGACGGTGGCGGCGGTGCACGGCCGCGTGGAGCGCGCCACCGGCGTGCCGCGCTCCGACCTCCGGCTCCTCCACTGCGGCCGCCAGCTGTCCCCCGGCGCCaccctcgccggcgccggcgtcCAGCCCGGCGACACCCTCCACCTCTCGGCCCGCCTCCGCAGCACCCCCCATCCCGACGCCTGGCgtctcgccgccgccgccgatgcctGCGGCCACTCCATCCCCGCCCTCGtctccctcgccgccgccgccgatcccAGAAACGTCGACTTCCCGGGCCTCTActtctccggcgccgccgccgcgctcgtgAGCCTGTATAACTCGACGTGCCCCAACGTCCGCCACTCCGCGGCCCGCGTCGTCCGCAAACTC CTGCTCTTCTGCCACCAGCTCGCGGCGGCCGTCGGGACGCGCGACCCGCTCTACCGCGAGTCGCGGTCGGCCGTCTTCGACCTCCTCAAGAGCCTGGGGCCGGCGCTGGCGGTCCAGACCCTCGTCCCCCTCGTCGCCGACACGGCGGCGTCGGTGGTCAAAGACATCACAATTCTCTTCGACGCCCCCCCgtccccgcccccgcccccgcccctcCTCGACCGGCTCTCCGACTTCCTGCGATTGCTCGAAGAGGCGCTGACGGCGACCAGCTGCACGGATCGGTCCCTGGAGGGGCTTCTCAGTCTGATCGACGAGGACCGCTTCTATCGGATGCTTCACGACGCCCTGAGAATTCTGATGGATGCATTCATCACTATTTTATCGACTGCCGGCAATGTCCTGAAGCAGCAGGCCGGCTGTTCCGTCGGACAGCGGAAGCCGGCGCTGTGGCGCCAGGCCGTCGACGTTCTCACGGTCGTAAACAATTTCGCGGAGATTTTCCCCGATTTCAGGCCGGTGCTCCGCGCGACCCTCTCGGCGACGGAGGAGCCGCTGGATCTCCTGCTCCGGCAGGCCAAGAGGGGCACAAATCTCCACTGGCTTCTCAAGTGTAAGGATGTGGCGTTCTCGTTCGAGGCAAAGAGGAATTTGGTGCTCATGTTGCTCCCGGAGGTCGGGGCTTCGGACTTCGAGGAGCAGCACGAGATGCTTATCAACCGGTCGAACCTGCTTGCGGAGTCCTTCGAACATATCTCGCAAGCTAGCCCCTCAGATCTGCGCTACGAGCTCCTTATAGAGTTCAGAGGTGAGGAGGCCACAGGCCCTGGTGTGACCAGGGAGTGGTTTTTTTTGGTCTGCAGAAAGGTTTTCAGCCCGGAGAATGTGCTTTTCTCGGCGTGCCCAGCCGATCGTCGGCGGTTCTTTCCGAATCCCG CATCTTCTACAGATTCTATGAATCTTGCATACTTCAAGTTTAGTGGACGGTTGATTGCATTGGCTCTGATGCATAAAGTTCAAATAGGCATTACGTTCGACCGCACCTTTTTCTTGCAACTGGCGGGTAAACCTATTACCCTGGAGGATGTAAAGGATGCTGATCCATTCTTATACGCGAGCTGCAAATGGATTTTAGATATGGATCCCGCCCTTGTTGATTCGGACGCTTTAGGCCTGACGTTTTCTAGAGATGTTGAAGTGCTGGGATCTATAAAGAATGTCGAGCTTAGCACCGGAGGAAAGGATATTGTTGTAAACAGTACCAATAGGGAGTCTTACGTCAACCTCCTTATTGAACATTCTTTTGTCACTTCAGTTGCTTATCAGGTTGAGCAGTTTGCTCGAGGTTTTGCTGATATTCTTTCTGATCGGACGCACCAACGGTTGTTCTTTGAGAGTTTGGAACTCGAAGATGTCGATCGTTTGTTATATGGAAGCGGTGGTGCCATTAGCTTGACCGAGTGGAAACAGCATACTATGTATGAATGCTACAAAGAGAAAGATGATCAAATACAGTGGTTCTGGAAG ATCATTGAGGAGATGTCGGACGAGCAGCGAAGAGTATTGCTTTTCTTCTGGACAGCTGTGAAGTACCTGCCGGCGGAGGGATTTAAAGGCCTGAATTCAAAACTCTGCATACATAGAGCAACTTCCCCTGACACAGCTCTGCCCGTCTCCCAAACATGCTTCTATCGCCTTTCGATCCCTGCCTACAGTTCCGAGTCCACCATGCGCAATCGCCTTCAATTTATCACACAAGAACATGTTAGCTGCAGTTTTGGAATGGGCTAG